The Tenacibaculum jejuense genome includes a window with the following:
- a CDS encoding RluA family pseudouridine synthase, whose amino-acid sequence MYSTKDNLQVLHEDNHIIIINKRSGDIVQGDKTGDKPLSDVVKEYIKEKYDKPGNVFLGTVHRLDRPTSGIVIFARTSKALERLNKMLRDKQIKKTYWAIVKGHLNKSQNTLTDFLKKNPKNNKSKAFKKEISGSKKAILHYTVLRKLDRYSLVEIDLETGRHHQIRCQLSNIDHPIKGDLKYGFSRSNKNGSIHLHAKKIQFTHPVNKEKIIINAPTPSHDSIWDACN is encoded by the coding sequence ATGTATTCTACTAAAGATAATCTTCAAGTTCTTCATGAAGACAACCACATTATCATTATCAACAAAAGATCGGGTGACATTGTACAAGGTGATAAAACTGGAGACAAGCCTTTAAGCGATGTTGTTAAAGAATACATCAAAGAAAAATACGATAAACCTGGAAATGTATTTCTAGGAACTGTTCACAGACTCGATAGACCTACTTCTGGTATTGTAATTTTTGCTAGAACATCTAAAGCTTTAGAACGTTTAAATAAAATGCTTAGAGATAAGCAAATTAAAAAAACATATTGGGCAATTGTAAAAGGACATTTAAACAAGAGTCAAAACACGTTAACCGACTTTCTAAAGAAGAATCCTAAAAACAATAAATCTAAAGCCTTTAAAAAAGAGATTTCTGGCAGTAAAAAAGCTATTTTACATTATACTGTGTTAAGAAAACTCGATCGTTACTCTTTGGTAGAAATTGATTTAGAGACTGGTAGACATCATCAAATTAGATGTCAGCTTTCAAATATAGACCACCCAATAAAAGGAGACTTAAAATACGGATTTTCAAGAAGTAACAAAAACGGAAGCATTCATTTACATGCTAAAAAAATTCAATTTACACATCCTGTAAATAAAGAAAAAATTATAATTAATGCTCCTACTCCATCTCATGACAGTATTTGGGATGCTTGTAACTAA
- the rsmH gene encoding 16S rRNA (cytosine(1402)-N(4))-methyltransferase RsmH has translation MNSYHESVLLRESVDALDIKEDGVYVDVTFGGGGHSREILKRLGSGGKLFGFDQDVDATRNLIEDDRFVLIEENFRYVSRFLRFHGVKKVDGVLADLGVSSHQFDEASRGFSTRYDGELDMRMNQTAKISAKEVINNYEESKLADVLYYYGELRNARAIAKTLVASRTEKKIETSFELKEVLKRFLPKMKEHKILAQIYQAIRIEVNEELEVLKEFLNQIPDLLKDDGRLSVISYHSLEDRLVKRFIRTGLFEGEPEKDFYGNTNVPLKKVGKLVVPTSDEIAHNNRARSAKLRIATKA, from the coding sequence ATGAATAGTTATCACGAGTCAGTGCTGTTGCGAGAGAGTGTAGATGCTCTTGATATTAAGGAGGATGGTGTTTATGTGGATGTTACATTTGGTGGTGGAGGTCATTCAAGGGAAATATTGAAACGTTTGGGGAGTGGTGGTAAGCTTTTTGGGTTTGATCAGGATGTAGATGCAACTAGGAATTTAATTGAAGACGATAGGTTTGTTTTGATTGAAGAGAATTTTAGGTATGTGAGTCGTTTTTTAAGGTTTCATGGAGTGAAGAAGGTAGATGGTGTTTTGGCTGATCTTGGTGTTTCGTCGCATCAGTTTGATGAAGCTTCTAGAGGTTTTTCTACTAGATATGATGGAGAGTTGGATATGAGAATGAATCAAACTGCTAAAATTTCAGCAAAAGAAGTAATTAATAATTATGAGGAATCTAAGCTTGCAGATGTCTTGTATTATTATGGAGAGTTGAGGAATGCTAGAGCAATTGCTAAAACATTAGTTGCGTCAAGAACTGAGAAGAAGATAGAGACTAGTTTTGAGTTGAAAGAAGTTTTGAAAAGGTTTCTTCCGAAAATGAAAGAGCATAAAATTTTAGCACAAATATATCAGGCAATAAGAATTGAAGTGAATGAGGAGTTAGAGGTTTTGAAAGAGTTTTTGAATCAAATTCCTGATTTGTTAAAAGATGATGGTAGGTTAAGTGTTATTTCGTATCACTCATTAGAAGATCGTTTGGTGAAGCGTTTTATCAGAACAGGTTTGTTTGAGGGTGAGCCGGAAAAGGATTTTTATGGGAATACTAATGTGCCATTAAAAAAAGTAGGGAAGTTAGTTGTTCCAACTAGTGATGAGATAGCTCATAATAATAGGGCTAGAAGTGCAAAATTAAGAATAGCAACTAAGGCATAG
- the mraZ gene encoding division/cell wall cluster transcriptional repressor MraZ — MINLIGTYECKADAKGRLMLASGLKKQLSPVLQEGFVIKRSVFQSCLELYPMQEWNVMMNKINKLNRFVKKNNDFIRRFTAGVKVVEVDATGRVLIPRDLSVFAGIKKEVVLSSAVNIIEIWDKEKYESVLEDSAMDFGDLAEEVMGNIDIDE; from the coding sequence GTGATAAACCTTATTGGAACATATGAATGTAAAGCTGATGCAAAAGGTCGGCTTATGCTGGCTTCTGGCTTAAAAAAGCAGTTGTCTCCTGTGTTGCAAGAAGGTTTTGTGATTAAACGTTCTGTTTTTCAATCTTGTCTGGAACTGTATCCAATGCAGGAATGGAATGTGATGATGAACAAGATTAATAAGCTGAATCGATTTGTGAAAAAAAATAATGATTTCATAAGAAGGTTTACAGCGGGGGTTAAGGTTGTTGAGGTTGATGCAACTGGTAGGGTTTTGATTCCTAGAGATTTGTCGGTTTTTGCAGGTATAAAGAAAGAAGTGGTTCTTTCTAGTGCGGTAAATATCATAGAGATTTGGGATAAAGAAAAGTATGAGAGTGTTTTAGAAGATTCTGCTATGGATTTTGGAGATCTGGCAGAAGAAGTTATGGGAAATATTGATATAGATGAATAG
- a CDS encoding GNAT family N-acetyltransferase: protein MITLKTLSKKDIFPFYDWINDDDVIKYSLSLFRKINTEKEIENWYSELLKNEKDITLGIFLESTNELIGYAGICDISETNKSGEYYIFIGEKKLWGKGIGTKVTEQILKIGFVDKKLNRIMLTVSEPNIGGLKAYEKSGFKIEGRLREASFRDNGFHDKLIMSILKSEWKERKTTANKT from the coding sequence ATGATTACATTAAAAACATTATCAAAGAAAGACATTTTTCCATTCTATGACTGGATTAATGATGATGATGTAATTAAATATTCTTTGTCACTATTTAGAAAAATCAATACCGAAAAGGAAATTGAAAATTGGTATTCAGAATTACTTAAAAATGAAAAAGATATTACCCTGGGTATATTTTTAGAATCAACTAATGAATTAATTGGATATGCTGGTATTTGTGATATTTCAGAGACAAATAAATCTGGTGAGTATTATATTTTCATTGGTGAAAAGAAATTATGGGGAAAGGGAATCGGAACAAAAGTTACTGAACAGATTTTGAAAATAGGATTTGTAGACAAAAAATTAAACAGAATAATGCTAACAGTATCTGAACCTAATATTGGCGGATTGAAAGCATATGAAAAGTCTGGATTTAAAATTGAAGGACGATTAAGAGAAGCATCTTTCCGAGATAATGGATTTCACGATAAATTGATTATGTCTATATTGAAATCGGAATGGAAAGAAAGAAAAACTACTGCCAACAAAACCTAA
- a CDS encoding aldehyde dehydrogenase has translation MINTVTTEVIPEIIQEQRHFFATQQTKDISFRKNSLQKLLKEITKRENDILKALHNDFKKSEYEGVMTETGIVISELKMMIKNVKSWSKPRRVFPALLNFPSSAKIHPEPYGTTLIIAPWNYPYQLAFSPLVGAVAAGNTVVLKPSELTPHTSTITKEIIESVFDKKHVAVIEGGIPETQELLAQRWNYIFFTGSVPVGRIVAKAAAEHITPVTLELGGKSPCIVDETAKIKLAAKRIVWGKFLNGGQTCIAPDYLLIHKKVKDQFTKAFISEIEKAYGKNPKTSNDFPRIVNTKNFDRLNKMIENESLLTGGQTDREDCYIAPTLIDEPDLSSNVMQEEIFGPILPVISYETENDLEKIITNYDKPLAFYVFSGNKSFAKKMIQRYSFGGGTINDTTVHFANHNIPFGGVGESGTGSYHGKQTFETFSHKKGVVTRGNWLDVPTRYAPYKGKLKQLKTLLKFG, from the coding sequence ATGATCAATACAGTAACTACTGAAGTAATTCCTGAAATTATTCAGGAGCAACGTCATTTTTTTGCGACTCAACAAACTAAAGATATTTCTTTCAGAAAAAATAGTTTACAAAAGTTACTAAAGGAAATCACAAAACGTGAAAATGATATTTTGAAAGCATTACACAATGATTTTAAAAAATCGGAATATGAAGGTGTAATGACCGAAACAGGAATTGTTATTTCTGAATTAAAAATGATGATTAAAAATGTAAAATCATGGTCGAAACCAAGACGTGTTTTTCCTGCATTGTTAAACTTTCCTTCTTCTGCAAAAATTCACCCCGAACCTTACGGAACTACTTTAATTATTGCTCCATGGAATTATCCATATCAACTTGCTTTTTCTCCTTTGGTTGGGGCTGTAGCAGCTGGAAACACCGTAGTCTTAAAACCCTCTGAATTAACACCTCATACTAGTACAATTACTAAAGAAATTATTGAATCTGTTTTTGATAAGAAACATGTGGCTGTTATTGAAGGAGGAATCCCTGAAACTCAAGAGTTACTAGCACAAAGATGGAATTATATTTTCTTTACGGGAAGTGTGCCAGTCGGAAGAATTGTCGCCAAAGCTGCTGCTGAACACATAACTCCAGTTACCTTAGAACTTGGAGGAAAAAGTCCATGTATAGTAGATGAAACAGCTAAAATTAAATTAGCTGCTAAACGAATTGTTTGGGGTAAGTTTTTAAACGGAGGACAAACCTGTATTGCACCAGATTATCTATTGATTCATAAAAAAGTAAAAGATCAATTCACAAAGGCTTTTATTTCTGAAATTGAAAAAGCTTATGGAAAAAATCCAAAAACGTCAAATGATTTCCCAAGAATTGTAAATACGAAAAACTTTGATCGTTTGAATAAAATGATTGAAAATGAGTCGTTACTCACAGGAGGACAAACTGATCGTGAAGATTGTTACATAGCGCCAACTCTTATAGATGAACCTGATTTAAGTAGTAATGTAATGCAGGAAGAAATTTTTGGTCCGATTCTGCCAGTCATTTCCTATGAAACAGAAAATGATTTAGAGAAAATTATTACCAATTATGATAAACCTCTAGCTTTTTATGTATTCTCTGGGAACAAATCTTTTGCTAAAAAAATGATTCAACGTTATTCTTTTGGTGGTGGAACTATTAATGATACAACGGTTCATTTTGCAAATCATAATATACCTTTTGGAGGAGTTGGAGAAAGTGGTACTGGAAGTTATCACGGAAAACAAACCTTTGAGACTTTTTCTCATAAAAAAGGTGTAGTTACACGTGGAAACTGGTTAGATGTACCAACACGATACGCACCATATAAAGGAAAATTAAAGCAATTAAAGACTTTATTAAAATTCGGATAG
- a CDS encoding FtsL-like putative cell division protein, which produces MADNSGGIYDVLRGSFLTDESAGKNWKIILFVVGLLLVMIWSAHSIDEKVVRIAELNKKKRELRAEYVDTSTILMRMKLESAIRKKVMPTGLEPAQEPPQKIKVIVK; this is translated from the coding sequence ATGGCGGATAATTCGGGAGGAATATATGATGTATTACGTGGAAGTTTTTTAACAGACGAGTCTGCGGGAAAAAATTGGAAGATAATTCTATTTGTAGTAGGGCTTTTGTTGGTGATGATTTGGAGTGCGCATTCTATTGATGAAAAGGTTGTGCGAATTGCTGAGTTAAATAAAAAAAAGAGGGAGTTGAGAGCTGAATATGTTGATACAAGCACAATACTAATGCGGATGAAATTAGAAAGTGCGATTCGAAAAAAAGTAATGCCTACTGGTTTGGAGCCAGCGCAAGAACCTCCGCAAAAAATAAAAGTAATAGTAAAATAA
- a CDS encoding penicillin-binding protein, with amino-acid sequence MSLFLLVIGGKVFELQYVKGERYKKMAIEKNIKNDTIAANRGNVYASDGNLLATSVSSYTVRMDPVSVRKRDFEKYIAALTQELSKMLGKTPQYYEKKIRDARNRKNKYLLIARGLGYNDYAAMKSFPMFKLGVYRGGFIAEQKTVREHPIGKIAERTIGYNDHRGGAGIEGAFSEYMKGENGWRVKQKIAKGQWKPLRDINEKEPEDGKDVITTIDVNIQDITHYALLKQLEYFEADHGCAVVMETATGEIKAISNLGRTSKGKYYEKRNYAVWESHEPGSTFKLASLMAALEDNVVDTSDVIDTEKGRIFINNRKVEDSNWEGYGKISLARVFEVSSNVGIVKAIQKNYDHNPNKFIKRMKQFGLDQQTGVQIVGEGKPIIPLPKTNRWSPIALEWMAWGYGVSLTPLQTLMFYNGVANNGELVKPRFVKELKVGGKTVEKFDKIVLKKRIAKQSTINKVKKVMENVVKKGTAEEIYSPNFSMAGKTGTAKKWIPRKKNKEGKYEGGYYSNKKYVASFAGFFPVDKPKYSCIVVVHEPDPSKGYYGAKVAAPVFKEIAHKIYTSTPSSVQKVTDSVVTASISKDYNKYYDIINRYKTIMPKVVGMSAMDAISILENMGLKVNVSGIGKVKEQSINKGVKVRKGATVYLKLS; translated from the coding sequence ATGTCGCTTTTTTTGTTGGTTATAGGTGGGAAAGTTTTTGAGCTTCAGTATGTAAAAGGGGAGCGTTATAAAAAGATGGCGATTGAGAAGAATATCAAAAATGATACTATTGCTGCGAATAGAGGTAATGTATATGCTTCGGATGGAAATCTTTTAGCTACTTCAGTATCTAGTTATACAGTTCGAATGGATCCAGTTTCGGTAAGGAAAAGGGATTTTGAAAAGTACATTGCTGCTTTAACTCAAGAGCTCTCTAAAATGTTGGGTAAAACTCCTCAGTATTATGAGAAGAAAATCCGTGATGCTAGAAATAGAAAAAATAAATATTTATTAATAGCGAGAGGTTTAGGGTATAACGATTATGCGGCCATGAAAAGTTTTCCAATGTTTAAATTGGGTGTTTACCGTGGTGGTTTTATTGCTGAGCAAAAAACAGTAAGAGAGCATCCCATAGGTAAGATAGCAGAACGTACAATTGGGTATAACGATCACAGAGGAGGTGCAGGTATAGAAGGAGCGTTTTCTGAATACATGAAAGGAGAGAATGGCTGGAGAGTAAAGCAAAAAATAGCGAAAGGACAATGGAAACCTTTGAGAGATATTAATGAGAAAGAACCAGAAGATGGTAAAGATGTTATTACAACTATAGATGTTAATATCCAGGATATCACACATTATGCTTTATTGAAGCAACTCGAGTATTTTGAGGCTGATCATGGTTGTGCGGTAGTTATGGAAACGGCAACTGGAGAGATTAAAGCAATATCTAATTTAGGTAGAACTTCAAAAGGAAAATATTACGAAAAAAGAAATTATGCAGTTTGGGAAAGTCACGAACCTGGTTCTACATTTAAGTTAGCGAGCTTAATGGCGGCTCTAGAAGATAATGTAGTAGATACTTCAGATGTTATAGATACTGAAAAAGGAAGAATTTTTATCAATAATAGAAAAGTAGAGGATAGTAATTGGGAAGGATATGGTAAAATTTCTTTAGCTAGAGTTTTTGAGGTTTCTTCAAACGTTGGTATTGTAAAAGCCATTCAAAAAAATTACGATCATAATCCTAATAAATTTATAAAAAGAATGAAGCAGTTTGGTTTAGATCAGCAAACTGGTGTTCAAATTGTTGGTGAGGGCAAACCAATTATTCCTTTGCCAAAAACTAATCGCTGGAGTCCAATTGCTTTAGAATGGATGGCTTGGGGTTATGGGGTTTCTTTAACGCCTTTGCAAACACTAATGTTTTATAATGGTGTTGCGAATAATGGTGAGTTGGTAAAGCCAAGATTTGTGAAAGAGTTGAAAGTAGGTGGGAAAACTGTAGAGAAATTCGATAAGATTGTTTTGAAAAAGAGAATTGCGAAACAATCTACTATAAATAAAGTAAAGAAGGTTATGGAGAATGTGGTTAAAAAGGGAACTGCAGAAGAAATTTATTCTCCAAACTTTTCAATGGCTGGTAAAACAGGTACAGCAAAAAAATGGATTCCTAGAAAAAAGAATAAAGAAGGAAAATATGAAGGAGGTTATTATTCGAATAAAAAATATGTAGCTTCTTTCGCTGGTTTCTTTCCTGTAGATAAACCAAAATATTCTTGTATAGTGGTTGTGCATGAACCAGATCCTTCAAAAGGGTATTATGGAGCAAAAGTAGCAGCTCCTGTTTTTAAAGAAATAGCACATAAAATTTATACATCAACCCCTTCAAGTGTACAAAAGGTAACGGATTCTGTTGTAACGGCTTCCATTAGTAAAGATTACAATAAGTATTATGATATTATAAATAGGTATAAAACAATTATGCCTAAAGTGGTAGGGATGTCTGCTATGGATGCTATTTCAATTTTAGAAAATATGGGTTTGAAAGTAAATGTTTCTGGAATTGGAAAAGTAAAAGAGCAGTCAATTAACAAAGGAGTAAAAGTTCGAAAAGGAGCAACAGTATATTTAAAACTATCATAA
- a CDS encoding alkane 1-monooxygenase, translated as MKALKYLLVFSVPFTVYISFTSTGWITFLTLIYVFGIVPLADFFLKVNAENFNKEQEEIEKNNKLYSLILYLTVPTQIFFLIWFLFVINNTENTIDLIGRISAMGIMCGVVGINVGHELGHRSNRLEQLLGEVLLLTSLETHFLPYHNAGHHFNVATPEDAATARKNELIYIFWIRSQVMSYFEAWKIENKRLKTSNRNWFHHQNRMIIYTLAHIALIGSIYFSFGVTVTYYFLIAAVIGISLLETVNYIEHYGLLREKNKFGRYERVKHKHSWNSNHVIGKLVLFNLSRHSDHHYNGSKHYQILKSLPESPQMPTGYPGMMLLSLIPPVWFMLMNKKLQEI; from the coding sequence ATGAAAGCGTTAAAATATTTATTAGTATTTTCTGTTCCTTTTACTGTTTATATTTCATTCACTTCTACAGGATGGATTACTTTTCTTACGTTAATTTATGTTTTTGGAATTGTTCCTCTTGCTGATTTTTTTTTGAAGGTAAATGCTGAAAATTTCAATAAAGAACAAGAAGAGATCGAAAAGAATAATAAACTCTATTCTCTCATCCTCTACTTAACTGTACCTACTCAAATTTTCTTTTTAATCTGGTTTCTATTTGTTATTAACAATACTGAAAATACTATTGATTTAATTGGTAGAATTTCTGCTATGGGAATTATGTGTGGTGTTGTAGGAATAAATGTTGGACATGAATTAGGTCATAGAAGTAATCGCTTAGAACAATTGCTGGGTGAAGTTTTATTATTAACATCTTTAGAAACTCATTTTTTACCTTATCATAATGCTGGCCATCACTTTAATGTTGCTACTCCTGAAGATGCTGCTACTGCTAGAAAAAATGAGCTTATCTACATATTTTGGATAAGATCTCAAGTTATGAGTTACTTTGAAGCTTGGAAAATTGAAAATAAAAGATTGAAAACATCTAATAGAAATTGGTTTCACCATCAAAACAGAATGATTATTTACACTTTAGCACATATTGCTCTAATCGGCAGTATTTATTTTTCTTTTGGTGTAACTGTTACTTACTACTTTTTAATAGCTGCCGTGATAGGCATTTCTCTATTAGAAACTGTAAATTATATAGAACATTACGGATTACTACGTGAAAAAAATAAATTTGGTCGATACGAACGTGTTAAACACAAACATTCTTGGAATTCGAACCATGTTATTGGTAAACTTGTTTTATTTAATTTATCAAGACACTCAGACCATCACTACAATGGAAGTAAACATTATCAGATTTTAAAATCACTTCCAGAAAGTCCTCAAATGCCGACGGGTTATCCAGGAATGATGCTTTTATCACTCATCCCTCCTGTTTGGTTTATGCTAATGAATAAAAAACTACAAGAAATATAA
- a CDS encoding abortive infection family protein, whose protein sequence is MSELKGHIFDWLMELEEEKAVNLLNDCEIDQIYIDTLFRMDSDIETYMYEVIVRVPLKIHRKIDEYAKETSAIESAITEAGQADGIYVRDISWRPYLKSEHKKQNDKKAEKITELLTQEYVNKQIKLMNKSIESNPHLALGISKELIETCCKHILNEARIEINKDWDVAKLVKETNKQIDLMPFEVENIELAKSSIAKILGGFSTITHGITELRNSYGTGHGHLPEFKSLDGIYVKLAVSASSELAVFYLSLEQLKKKKSSS, encoded by the coding sequence ATGAGCGAACTTAAAGGACATATTTTCGATTGGCTAATGGAATTGGAAGAAGAAAAAGCTGTAAATCTTCTAAATGACTGCGAAATCGACCAAATATATATCGACACACTTTTCAGAATGGATAGTGACATTGAAACTTATATGTACGAGGTGATTGTTAGAGTTCCTTTAAAGATACATCGGAAAATAGACGAATATGCAAAAGAAACTTCAGCTATCGAATCGGCAATTACGGAAGCTGGACAAGCAGACGGAATTTATGTAAGAGATATTAGTTGGAGACCTTACCTAAAAAGTGAGCATAAAAAACAGAATGACAAGAAAGCGGAAAAAATAACTGAATTGCTCACTCAAGAATATGTGAATAAGCAAATAAAGCTTATGAACAAATCAATCGAAAGTAATCCTCATTTAGCCTTAGGTATTTCAAAGGAGTTAATCGAGACTTGTTGTAAACACATTTTAAATGAGGCAAGAATAGAAATTAATAAAGATTGGGATGTTGCAAAATTGGTTAAAGAAACCAATAAGCAAATTGATTTAATGCCATTTGAGGTTGAGAACATTGAATTAGCTAAATCTTCAATCGCAAAAATTTTAGGTGGATTTTCAACCATTACCCACGGAATAACCGAATTGCGAAATTCTTACGGAACTGGACACGGACATTTACCTGAATTCAAATCATTAGACGGAATTTATGTAAAACTTGCTGTTTCCGCATCAAGCGAATTGGCTGTGTTTTATTTAAGTCTAGAACAATTAAAAAAGAAAAAGAGCAGCAGCTAA
- a CDS encoding nitroreductase family protein — MNQKTVQQAIEYRRSVRVYDSEQKIKASTVKKCIEQATLAPNSSNMQLWEFYHITSQSVIDKIIPLCFNQNAAKTAQQLVIVTVRKDLWRKRAKANLEYLDKVYPPKPKTKQSSREKFAKNYYKKLIPFVYNDFLGIFGFFKYLTVLITGLFKPIYREVRSKDMRLVAHKSAGLAAQTFMLSMAGEGYDTCPMEGSDTWRVKKVLGLPLGAEINMIISCGIRKPEGVYGKRFRIPFEEVYKEI, encoded by the coding sequence ATGAATCAAAAAACTGTTCAACAAGCTATAGAATATAGAAGATCTGTTCGTGTATACGATAGCGAACAAAAAATTAAAGCTTCAACTGTAAAAAAATGTATCGAACAAGCAACTTTAGCTCCAAATAGCAGTAACATGCAGCTATGGGAATTTTATCACATTACATCTCAATCTGTGATTGATAAAATTATTCCTTTATGTTTTAATCAGAATGCCGCTAAAACAGCTCAACAACTTGTTATTGTTACGGTACGCAAAGATTTATGGAGAAAAAGAGCAAAAGCAAATTTAGAATATTTAGATAAAGTTTATCCTCCTAAACCAAAAACGAAACAATCTAGTAGAGAAAAATTTGCGAAGAACTATTATAAAAAACTAATTCCATTTGTATACAATGATTTTTTAGGGATTTTTGGTTTTTTTAAATATTTAACAGTTTTAATAACAGGATTATTCAAACCTATTTATCGTGAAGTGAGAAGTAAAGACATGCGTTTAGTAGCACATAAAAGTGCTGGGTTAGCAGCTCAAACTTTTATGTTGAGTATGGCTGGCGAAGGGTATGATACATGTCCAATGGAAGGATCTGACACTTGGCGTGTTAAAAAAGTTTTAGGCTTACCTTTAGGTGCGGAAATCAACATGATTATTTCTTGTGGTATACGAAAGCCAGAAGGTGTTTATGGAAAACGATTTAGAATTCCGTTTGAAGAAGTTTATAAAGAAATTTAA
- a CDS encoding alpha/beta fold hydrolase produces the protein MTDFLKKEDKFTYAEAGEGRPIIVLHGLMGALSNFNHTFNHFSERGYKVLIPELPLYTLPILKTNVKNLAQFLHDFIEYKNLKDVVLLGNSLGGHIALYYIKHYPQDVAALVLTGSSGLYENSLGSNYPRRGDKGFVRTKTQEVFYDKSIATEELVDQVYDVINDRNTLVKTLAIAKSAVRHNMANDLPNMKQPTCLIWGKNDTVTPPDVAEDFHRLLPDSDLFWVDKCGHAAMMEHPEKFNNILETWLKEHNI, from the coding sequence ATGACTGATTTTTTAAAGAAAGAAGATAAATTTACTTATGCAGAAGCTGGTGAAGGAAGACCTATCATTGTTTTGCATGGTTTAATGGGTGCTCTAAGTAATTTTAATCATACTTTTAATCATTTTTCCGAAAGAGGATACAAGGTTTTAATCCCTGAATTACCTCTATATACGCTACCTATTTTAAAGACAAACGTTAAGAATTTAGCTCAATTCTTACACGATTTTATTGAGTATAAAAACTTAAAAGATGTTGTTTTACTAGGAAATTCTCTTGGTGGACATATTGCTTTATACTACATAAAACATTACCCTCAAGATGTTGCTGCACTAGTCTTAACAGGAAGTTCTGGACTTTATGAAAATTCATTAGGAAGTAACTACCCTAGAAGAGGCGATAAAGGTTTTGTTAGAACGAAAACTCAGGAAGTTTTTTATGATAAATCTATAGCCACTGAAGAATTAGTAGATCAAGTTTATGATGTTATAAACGATAGAAACACACTCGTTAAAACATTGGCTATTGCAAAAAGTGCAGTTCGACATAACATGGCAAATGATTTGCCTAACATGAAACAACCAACTTGTTTAATTTGGGGAAAAAACGATACTGTAACACCTCCAGATGTTGCTGAGGATTTTCATAGACTTTTACCTGATAGTGATCTATTCTGGGTTGACAAATGTGGACATGCTGCCATGATGGAACATCCTGAAAAGTTTAATAATATCTTAGAAACTTGGCTAAAAGAACATAATATTTAA
- the yihA gene encoding ribosome biogenesis GTP-binding protein YihA/YsxC gives MKIKSAEFVMSNSNVTNAPKDRIPEYAFIGRSNVGKSSLINMLMERKKLAKTSGTPGKTQLINHFKVNDEWFLVDLPGYGYAKVSKKKRTIFQYFIENYFKEREQLVCAFVLVDSRHDPQKIDLEFMRFLGENSIPFAIIFTKADKLPSSKLNKQLLSYKRKLLQHWESLPVNFLTSSSSKLGRDEVLNFIDQVNKDVADDFK, from the coding sequence ATGAAAATAAAATCTGCTGAATTTGTGATGAGTAACAGTAATGTTACAAATGCACCTAAAGACAGAATACCTGAATACGCTTTTATTGGCCGTTCTAATGTTGGTAAATCTTCATTGATCAACATGTTAATGGAACGAAAAAAACTAGCCAAAACTTCTGGAACACCAGGAAAAACACAGTTAATAAACCATTTTAAAGTAAATGACGAATGGTTTTTAGTAGATTTACCAGGATATGGTTACGCAAAAGTTTCTAAAAAGAAAAGAACCATTTTTCAATACTTCATTGAAAATTACTTCAAAGAAAGAGAGCAATTAGTTTGTGCTTTTGTTTTAGTTGATAGTAGACACGATCCTCAAAAAATAGACTTGGAGTTTATGCGTTTTTTAGGAGAAAATAGTATTCCATTTGCAATCATATTTACCAAAGCTGATAAACTACCTAGTTCAAAATTGAACAAACAATTACTTTCTTACAAAAGAAAATTACTACAACATTGGGAAAGTTTACCTGTTAATTTTTTAACTTCCTCTAGTAGTAAACTTGGAAGAGATGAAGTATTGAACTTTATCGATCAAGTCAATAAAGATGTAGCAGACGATTTTAAATAA